The Penaeus monodon isolate SGIC_2016 chromosome 24, NSTDA_Pmon_1, whole genome shotgun sequence DNA segment GTCTCTTGTTCTGTTTTCTCTAGctgccttcccccctctccccgcccatccacttcatgttattttatcatttttaccattgttatgtTGTATTAATTCCAGATGGCATTTTCACTCGATTCCACACACATATAGGGCCTNNNNNNNNNNNNNNNNNNNNNNNNNNNNNNNNNNNNNNNNNNNNNNNNNNNNNNNNNNNNNNNNNNNNNNNNNNNNNNNNNNNNNNNNNNNNNNNNNNNNNNNNNNNNNNNNNNGCACTCATTCTGCAATTGTAATATGAATGCGCATATACTTTAAGCATTTTTTTAggctttattttcttgtttaacaCATGTTTAAAATACTAGTATTCCATGATTGATAAGAACAGCATCAACTGTACATAAATTACAGGGTTTATTAAAGGTGTTTAAGTTCTTTTAAGTCTTTAATGCATTTACTGTTAAACCAAAGTGACATTTGAAACTCGTGTGTGACCTTTCAAACACAAAGGATCATTTGTTGCCACACTTAAAATCAAATAAGCGAAATTACGGAGAGTCAGAAAAAGAAGCGGAAAAGCAGATATATACACTGGCAGTTTCTTGGATCATTTNNNNNNNNNNNNNNNNNNNNNNNNNNNNNNNNNNNNNNNNNNNNNNNNNNNNNNNNNNNNNNNNNNNNNNNNNNNNNNNNNNNNNNNNNNNNNNNNNNNNNNNNNNNNNNNNNNNNNNNNNNNNNNNNNNNNNNNNNNNNNNNNNNNNNNNNNNNNNNNNNNNNNNNNNNNNNNNNNNNNNNNNNNNNNNNNNNNNNNNNNNNNNNNNNNNNNNNNNNNNNNNNNNNNNNNNNNNNNNNNNNNNNNNNNNNNNNNNNNNNNNNNNNNNNNNNNNNNNNNNNNNNNNNNNNNNNNNNNNNNNNNNNNNNNNNNNNNNNNNNNNNNNNNNNNNNNNNNNNNNNNNNNNNNNNNNNNNNNNNNNNNNNNNNNNNNNNNNNNNNNNNNNNNNNNNNNNNNNNNNNNNNNNNNNNNNNNNNNNNNNNNNNNNNNNNNNNNNNNNNNNNNNNNNNNNNNNNNNNNNNNNNNNNNNNNNNNNNNNNNNNNNNNNNNNNNNNNNNNNNNNNNNNNNNNNNNNNNNNNNNNNNNNTAGACTCTTATCAGACAGTGAACTGTTTCCTTAGCTATTTCNNNNNNNNNNNNNNNNNNNNNNNNNNNNNNNNNNNNNNNNNNNNNNNNNNNNNNNNNNNNNNNNNNNNNNNNNNNNNNNNNNNTGTCCTCATTCCATGTCTTTTCTTAGTGCATTGTGTTACGTATGTTGTCATCTACCCTGTTTCCTTTTTGGCTCTTTGTTTCTTCATTATTTCTGTTCTTCGCTAGATATTCCCTCTTCTTTCGGAATTTATTGTTTGTATATCTTACATAtgcgtgtatttttatatgtacttatTCGTGATGTATATTTATGCTATTACATAGtgacgtatattatattatgtgataATTCGTAAGATTTATGCTTCGTAATANNNNNNNNNNNNNNNNNNNNNNNNNNNNNNNNNNNAATCCACACTCTTTGTTACTTAATATGGTTTATATTATATGNNNNNNNNNNNNNNNNNNNNNNNNNNNNNNNNNNNNNNNNNNNNNNNNNNNNNNNNNNNNNNNNNNNNNNNNNNNNNNNNNNNNNNNNNNNNNNNNNNNNNNNNNNNNNNNNNNNNNNNNNNNNNNNNNNNNNNNNNNNNNNNNNNNNNNNNNNNNNNNNNNNNNNNNNNNNNNNNNNNNNNNNNNNNNNNNNNNNNNNNNNNNNNNNNNNNNNNNNNNNNNNNNNNNNNNNNNNNNNNNNNNNNNNNNNNNNNNNNNNNNNNNNNNNNNNNNNCGCGTGACGTCACGGTAGCTCTGGCCGTAATCAAGATGGAAGGAGATGCAAGTgcgagagggatggaaggatagGTTAACTGACCTAAATAACACGGGCCTTCGTGTCCCCCTGGTGGCGTTGGGGTGAATTTCTCTCGGGTTGCGTTTGACGGATTTCGCTTTCGTTTTCGATTGTTTGATCAATCTCTTTTTTGATGGGTattgtttccttttgtttggtGGCGGtgctttcctttgattttttttttttttgcgtggagTTGGTACGTTTACATATCTcacctgtttttgtttgtttgttatatgttCTGTAGCAATgacttttttaaatctatatttacGGGTGATCTATATTCACCTTGATTTCTACACATTTTtcgtttagtttattatttttgcaaataaatgaataaactcccccccacacacacacacacagccgcaccGCGTACACaagcccatatatatacacatctgtctttttttattggaGTTGCCATTAATTTGTTTCATTCGTTACTTTTNNNNNNNNNNNNNNNNNNNNNNNNNNNNNNNNNNNNNNNNNNNNNNNNNNNNNNNNNNNNNNNNNNNNNNNNNNNNNNNNNNNNNNNNNNNNNNNNNNNNNNNNNNNNNNNNNNNNNNNNNNNNNNNNNNNNNNNNNNNNNNNNNNNNNNNNNNNNNNNNNNNNNNNNNNNNNNNNNNNNNNNNNNNNNNNNNNNNNNNNNNNNNNNNNNNNNNNNNNNNNNNNNNNNNNNNNNNNNNNNNNNNNNNNNNNNNNNNNNNNNNNNNNNNNNNNNNNNNNNNNNNNNNNNNNNNNNNNNNNNNNNNNNNNNNNNNNNNNNNNNNNNNNNNNNNNNNNNNNNNNNNNNNNNNNNNNNNNNNNNNNNNNNNNNNNNNNNNNNNNNNNNNNNNNNNNNNNNNNNNNNNNNNNNNNNNNNNNNNNNNNNNNNNNNNNNNNNNNNNNNNNNNNNNNNNNNNNNNNNNNNNNNNNNNNNNNNNNNNNNNNNNNNNNNNNNNNNNNNNNNNNNNNNNNNNNNNNNNNNNNNNNNNNNNNNNNNNNNNNNNNNNNNNNNNNNNNNNNNNNNNNNNNNNNNNNNNNNNNNNNNNNNNNNNNNNNNNNNNNNNNNNNNNNNNNNNNNNNNNNNNNNNNNNNNNNNNNNNNNNNNNNNNNNNNNNNNNNNNNNNNNNNNNNNNNNNNNNNNNNNNNNNNNNNNNNNNNNNNNNNNNNNNNNNNNNNNNNNNNNNNNNNNNNNNNNNNNNNNNNNNNNNNNNNNNNNNNNNNNNNNNNNNNNNNNNNNNNNNNNNNNNNNNNNNNNNNNNNNNNNNNNNNNNNNNNNNNNNNNNNNNNNNNNNNNNNNNNNNNNNNNNNNNNNNNNNNNNNNNNNNNNNNNNNNNNNNNNNNNNNNNNNNNNNNNNNNNNNNNNNNNNNNNNNNNNNNNNNNNNNNNNNNNNNNNNNNNNNNNNNNNNNNNNNNNNNNNNNNNNNNNNNNNNNNNNNNNNNNNNNNNNNNNNNNNNNNNNNNNNNNNNNNNNNNNNNNNNNNNNNNNNNNNNNNNNNNNNNNNNNNNNNNNNNNNNNNNNNNNNNNNNNNNNNNNNNNNNNNNNNNNNNNNNNNNNNNNNNNNNNNNCAAAGAAGATGGAGATCATTAACACCTACACTTAAAAATACAGtggaaaagatatgataatattgaatataagaaattattaataagggggagggaagagagaagagggaagtgtAGAGatttgaggggggaagagaggaaaggaaaggaaagggaagagcgtgaagggggaaggtagagaggagaggaaaggaagggggagagcgtgaagaggggagggtagagaggagaggaaaggaagggggagagcgtgaagaggggagggtagagaggagaggaaaggaagggggagagcgtgaagaggggagggtagagaggagaggaaaggaagggggagagcgtgaagaggggagggtagagaggagaggaaaggaagggggagagcgtgaagaggggagggtagagaggacaGGGAGAACTCTTCAACCTTGATAACTTAACACTTAATGGCTACTGTAGTGGCGCCCCGCCGTCGACATGCTTNNNNNNNNNNNNNNNNNNNNNNNNNNNNNNNNNNNNNNNNNNNNNNNNNNNNNNNNNNNNNNNNNNNNNNNNNNNNNNNNNNNNNNNNNNNNNNNNNNNNNNNNNNNNNNNNNNNNNNNNNNNNNNNNNNNNNNNNNNNNNNNNNNNNNNNNNNNNNNNNNNNNNNNNNNNNNNNNNNNNNNNNNNNNNNNNNNNNNNNNNNNNNNNNNNNNNNNNNNNNNNNNNNNNNNNNNNNNNNNNNNNNNNNNNNNNNNNNNNNNNNNNNNNNNNNNNNNNNNNNNNNNNNNNNNNNNNNNNNNNNNNNNNNNNNNNNNNNNNNNNNNNNNNNNNNNNNNNNNNNNNNNNNNNNNNNNNNNNNNNNNNNNNNNNNNNNNNNNNNNNNNNNNNNNNNNNNNNNNNNNNNNNNNNNNNNNNNNNNNNNNNNNNNNNNNNNNNNNNNNNNNNNNNNNNNNNNNNNNNNNNNNNNNNNNNNNNNNNNNNNNNNNNNNNNNNNNNNNNNNNNNNNNNNNNNNNNNNNNNNNNNNNNNNNNNNNNNNNNNNNNNNNNNNNNNNNNNNNNNNNNNNNNNNNNNNNNNNNNNGTGCAAAATCTTCGTAGCTCTAAATATCCTTTACTCTCATAATCTTTGCACTAAGCCATTTTAGTTTTGAACGTTTGTCACTGGGACCGAGACGCTAATCCGTCAGAGTCTCAGGAGGAGGCAGGCGGCTGAGGTGCTACTGATTAATTATCAGACTCATTAGGTGcccttattattagtttttattactgATCTATAATTGTAAATCGTATCTTGTGANNNNNNNNNNNNNNNNNNNNNNNNNNNNNNNNNNNNNNNNNNNNNNNNNNNNNNNNNNNNNNNNNNNNNNNNNNNNNNNNNNNNNNNNNNNNNNNNNNNNNNNNNNNNNNNNNNNNNNNNNNNNNNTCCCTCCTAAGCCGGCCCTTTCTTGCCCCGCAGTGAGGAGGTCGAGCGGGGAGGCGGAGCTGGCGTACGTGACGCCCGCGGCCGACAGCGCGCCCGTGGAAGGCGGCGGCGGGCGCGGCGAGGGCGGGCGGGTATACAGGTGGGAGGCGTGGGGGCGGGCTTGGGCTATTCGGGTGTGGCCGGACTCCGGCTTTATTGCGCCCTCCATGCTGCTTCGCAAGGAGGGCGTCCGCGAAGCGAGGGTGGTGCCGCCCACCTCCCACGCCCGCTGCTTCCACACGGGCGTCGTCCTCGGAGCCGCGGACTCGGCTGTGGCGCTCAACATCTGCGACGGACTGGTGAGTACCTCCCGCTCtctgcacacacgcgcgcacatatacacacgcgNNNNNNNNNNNNNNNNNNNNNNNNNNNNNNNNNNNNNNNNNNNNNNNNNNNNNNNNNNNNNNNNNNNNNNNNNNNNNNNNNNNNNNNNNNNNNNNNNNNNNNNNNNNNNNNNNNNNNNNNNNNNNNNNNNNNNNNNNNNNNNNNNNNNNNNNNNNNNNNNNNTAAATACATACGCAACATATGCATGCatgagttcataaaaaaaaacacgatctgCTTCCAAAGCATGTTCTATTGACTGTCCGCAATTGCAATAGATACTCAAGATATTGGATTTTGAAGAATGTCACGTGGACGCGAGATAGGACGATTAGTCTGGGATTTGCAGGTGTTCTGATATCAGACAACTTTATAAAACCTTTATGTANNNNNNNNNNNNNNNNNNNNNNNNNNNNNNNNNNNNNNNNNNNNNNNNNNNNNNNNNNNNNNNNNNNNNNNNNNNNNNNNNNNNNNNNNNNNNNNNNNNNNNNNNNNNNNNNNNNNNNNNNNNNNNNNNNNNNNNNNNNNNNNNNNNNNNNNNNNNNNNNNNNNNNNNNNNNNNNNNNNNNNNNNNNNNNNNNNNNNNNNNNNNNNNGAGAGTGTactgtatgtatgatacatatccAATTCACATATATTTACGGACACATGATAAAGTGTACCTAAAATTCTGAATATCTGCGCGATGCGAaagaagataatagaaaagaaaaaactaatggCAGAAGAAAGACCTTACCAGCAGCATGACTAACGCCTCAGCAGGAATTCACGGAAAAGCAGAGGAATTATGTGGCAGCGCGGACGCAACAGGCGACATTTAGAATATGTAAACAAAGTCAACGACATCTCTCACGTGGGCGCTGAGATGAGACGacgaaaagggacaaaaaatgaataaagaataagaggCAAGAACAATAGCAAAAAGCGAGAAGGACGACGGTGGAAACGAGAAGAAcgaggataaaaaaaacacaagcgaGATTTTGCTCGAACAGTGATggaaatagatcgaaaaaaagaagaacaatgacAAGAAGGAAAATTACGTCAGTTATATAAAACGCAAACGCCGTTAGTGATNNNNNNNNNNNNNNNNNNNNNNNNNNNNNNNNNNNNNNNNNNNNNNNNNNNTGGATACCCGTTtgttaacaacaaacaaaaaagtaaacctTGCAGTGCAGACATTANNNNNNNNNNNNNNNNNNNNNNNNNNNNNNNNNNNNNNNNTGCCTTTTGGTTACACGACGAAGATTTATGTTATAATCTCGTTAGAAAATATATAGCAACAATTATTATCACCTTGGGCTTGTTGTCAAAGTGTTGTNNNNNNNNNNNNNNNNNNNNNNNNNNNNNNNNNNNNNNNNNNNNNNNNNNNNNNNNNNNNNNNNNNNNNNNNNNNNNNNNNNNNNNNNNNNNNNNNNNNNNNNNNNNNNNNNNNNNNNNNNNNNNNNNNNNNNNNNNNNNNNNNNNNNNNNNNNNNNNNNNNNNNNNNNNNNNNNNNNNNNNNNNNNNNNNNNNNNNNNNNNNNNNNNNNNNNNNNNNNNNNNNNNNNNNNNNNNNCATTAACCGAAAccttcttcttgtcctcctctGCCTTGCCTCAACAAGAGCTGTCAACTCTTGCAACAGCGTCAGCGCGTCACGGCCGTCTCTGCAAGCACAAGAGGGCCGGCCCGTAGGAGGCTGAGCTCAGCAGTTGCACGCAGTGAGTCAGCGCAGAAGGTGCTGAGGTCCTAAGATGctcctctgactctctctcatcctttctttgaTCGATCTTTCTTTTGTCCGAGATTCTCTCTTTGCTGTNNNNNNNNNNNNNNNNNNNNNNNNNNNNNNNNNNNNNNNNNNNNNNNNNNNNNNNNNNNNNNNNNNNNNNNNNNNNNNNNNNNNNNNNNNNNNNNNNNNNNNN contains these protein-coding regions:
- the LOC119588871 gene encoding A disintegrin and metalloproteinase with thrombospondin motifs 1-like, giving the protein MTSATHWSGLMAKVTLATLATTLAIWAIVANPGQSSSHLTLWNGDDAASSGRTAKVRRSSGEAELAYVTPAADSAPVEGGGGRGEGGRVYRWEAWGRAWAIRVWPDSGFIAPSMLLRKEGVREARVVPPTSHARCFHTGVVLGAADSAVALNICDGLRQRVTAVSASTRGPARRRLSSAVARSESAQKVLRS